The window tagaattagtgatttggaggatggaacatctgaattccaaaaacaaacagaaactatcaggaaaagaatagaaaaatttgaacagggtatcagggaactcaaggacaatatgaaccgcacaaatatacgtgttgtgggtgttccagaaggagaagagaagggaaaggaggagaaaaactaatggaagaaattatcactgaaaatttcccaactcttatgaaagacctaaaattacagatccaagaagtgcagcgcaccccaaagagattagacccaaataggcgttctccaagacacttactagttagaatgtcagaggtcaatgagaaagagaggatcttgaaagcagcaagagaaaaacaatccatcacatacaagggaaacccaataagactatgtgtagatttctcagcagaaaccatggaagctagaagacagtgggatgatatatttaaaatactaaaagagaaaaactgccaaccaagactcctatatccagcaaaattatccttcaaaaatgagggagaaattaaaacactctcagacaaaaagtcactgaaagaattcgtgaccaagagaccagctctgcaagaaatactaaagggagcattagagtcagatacaaaaagacagaagagagagatatggaaaagagtgtagaaggaaggaaaatcagatatgatatatataatacaaaaggcaaaatgttagaggaaaatattatccaaacagtaataacactaaatgtcaatggactgaattccccaatcaaaagacatagattggcagaatggattaaaaaacaggatccttctatatgctgtctacaggaaacacatcttagacccaaagataaacataggttgaaagtgaaaggttgggaaaagatatttcatgcaaataacaaccagaaaagagcaggagtggctatactaatatccaacaaattagacttcaaatgtaaagcagttaaaagagacaaagaaggacactatatactaataaaaggaacaattaaacaagaagacataacaatcataaatatttacgcaccgaaccagaatgccccaaaatacgtgaggaatacactgcaaacactgaaaagggaaatagactcatatactataatagttggagacttcaactcaccactctcatcaagggacagaacatctagacagaagatcaacaaagaaatagagaatctgaatattactataaatgaactagacttaatagacatttataggacattacatcccacaacagcaggatacacctttttctcaagtgctcatggatcattctcaaaaatagaccatatgctgggtcacaaagcaagtcttaacaaatttaaaaagattgaaatcttacacaacactttctcggaccataaaggaatgatgttggaaatcaataataggcagagtgccagaaaattcacaaatacgtggaggctcaacaacacactcctaaacaacgagtgggtcaaagaagaaattgctagagaaattagcaaatacctcgaggcgaatgaaaatgaaaacacaacatatcaaaacttatgggacgcagcaaaggcagtgctaagagggaaatttattgctctaaatgcctatatcagaaaagaagaaaaggcaaaaattcaggaattaactatccatttggaagaactggagaaagaacagcaagctaaccccaaagcaagcaaaaggaaagaaataacaaagattagagcacaaataaatgaaattgaaaacatgaaaacaatagagaaaatcaataaggccagaagttggttctatgagaaaatcaataagattgatgggcccttagcaagattgacaaaaagaagaagagagaggatgcaaataaataagatcagaaatggaagaggagacataactactgacctcacagaaataaaggaggtaataacgggatactatgaacaactttatgctaataaatacaacaatttagaggaaatggacgggttcctggaaagacatgaacaaccaactctgactcaagaagagatagatgatctcaacaaaccaatcacaagtaaagaaatcgaagcagtcattcaaaagcttcctaaaaagaaaagtccaggaccagacggcttcacatgtgaattctatcaaacattccagaaagaattagtcccaactctcctcaaactcttcaaaaaaatcgaagtgaagggaaaactacttaactcattctatgaagccaacattaccctcataccaaaaccaggcaaagatattacaagaaaagaaaactacaggccgatctctctaatgaatattgatgcaaaaatcctcaataaaattctagcaaatcgtatccaacaacatattaaaagaattattcatcatgaccaagtaggattcatcccaggtatgcaaggatggttcaacataagaaaatcaactaatgtaatacaccatatcaacaaattaaagcagaaaaatcacatgatcatctcaattgatgcagagaaggcatttgaaaagattcaacatcctttcctgttgaaaacacttcaaaggataggaatacaagggaacttccttaaaatgatagagggaatatatgaaaaacccacagctaatatcatccttaatggggaaaaattgaaaacgtttcccctaagatcaggaacaagacaaggatgtccactatcaccactattattcaacattgtgttggaggttctagccagagcaattagacaagaaaaagaaatacaaggcatcaaaattggaaaggaagaagtaaaactatcactgtttgcagacgatatgatactatacgtcgaaaacccagaaaaatccacaaaactactagagctaataaatgagtacagcaaagtagcaggttacaagatcaacattcaaaaatctgtagcatttctatacactagcaatgaacaagcagagggggaaatcaaaaaacgaatcccatttacaattgcaactaaaagaataaaatacctaggaataaatttaactaaagagacaaaagacctatacaaagaaaactacaaaaaactgctaaaagaaatcacagaagacctaaacagatggaagagcataccgtgttcatggattggaagactaaatatagttaagatgtcaatcctacctaaattgatttacagattcaatgcaataccaatcaaaatcccaacaacttatttttcagaaatagaaaaaccaataagcaaatttatctggaagggcagggtgccccgaattgctaaaaacatcttgaggaaaaaaaacgaagctggaggtcttgcgctgccagactttaaggcatattatgaagccacagtggtcaaaacagcatggtattggcataaagatagatatatcgaccaatggaatcgaatagagtgctcagatatagaccctctcatctatggtcatttgatctttgataagggagtcaagccaactcacctgggacagaacagtctcttcaataaatggtgcctagagaactggatatccatatgcaaaagaatgaaagaagacccatatctcacaccctatacaaaagttaactcaaaatggatcaaagatctaaatattaggtctaagaccatagaacagttagaggaaaatgtagggagatatcttatgaatcttacaattggaggcggttttatggaccttacacctaaagcaagagcactgaagaaggaaataaataaatgggaactcctcaaaattaaacacttttgtgcatcaaagaacttcatcaagaaagtagaaagacagcctacacaatgggaatcaatatttggaaacgacatatcagataaaggtctagtatccagaatttatagtgagattgttcaactcaacaacaaaaagatagccaactcaattacaaaatgggaaaaagacttgaatagacacctctcagaggaggaaatacaaatggccaaaagacacatgaagagatgctcaatgtccctggccattagagaaatgcaaatcaaaaccacaatgagatatcatctcacacccaccagaatggccattatcaacaaaacagaaaatgacaagtgctggagaggatgcggagaaagaggcacacttatccactgttggtgggaatgtcaaatggtgcaaccactgtggaaggcagtttggcggttcctcaaaaagctgaatatagaattgccatacgatccagcaataccattgctgggaatctactcaaaggaattaagggcaaaaactcaaacagacatttgcacaccaatgtttatagcagcgttatttacaattgcaaagagatgcaaacagccaaaatgtccatcaacagatgagtggctaaacaaactgtggtatatacgtacgatggaatattatgcagcgttaagacaggataaacttatgaagcatgtaataacatggatggacctagaaaacattatgctgagtgagtctagccaaaagctaaaagacaaatactgtatggtcccaatgatgtgaatcgacactcgagaataaacttggaatatgtcattggtaacagagttcagcaggagttagaaacagggtaagataatgggtaatcggagctgatggaatacagacggtgcaataggactagatacaaaaactcaaaaatggacagtacaataatacctaattgtaaagtaatcatgttaaaatactgaacgaagctgcatccgagctataggtttttgttttgttttgttttgtttgttttgttcttattattattacttttattttttttctctatattaacattctatatctttttctgttataatgctagttcttctaaaccgatgcaaatgtactaagaaacgatgatcatgcatctatgtgatgatgttaagaattactgattgcatatgtagaatggtatgacgtctaaaaaaaaaaaatggtcagcacaatactgcctaattgtaatgtaattatcttggaacgctgaatgaagctgcatctgatctatagtttttttttagtttgttttgtttttttttctcttatatatttttgtactttttatttttatttgtgttttctctctgtgttatcactttatttctttttctgttgtagtgctatttctttctctaaatcgatgcatatgtactgagaaatgatgaccatacacctatgtgatgatattaagaattactgattgcatatgtagaatggattgatttctattgttgtgttagttaatttttttaattaataaaaaaaaaaaaaaaaaaaagaagttcaaaaTAGCATCCTAGTATAGCTGGAATCCAGAGTCTTAGCAGAGTACAATGCCTGCCTGGTGCTTCAACCCCTGAAGGCATATGATAAAACTCAGACTAGGAGTTTGGGGTAAAAAGCTGGAAATAGGGCCAATTACCACTGGACCCAATAGAGGCTGCTAGAGTTAAAAACCATTGCTGGGATAATgctgaaaaaaagaatggagaaacagaaaggaacaaGTGTCAGTTTTCCTTCTTACTGTCTCTGCCTTGTGCTCTTTATGGATGAAAACTAACAAGGAGCcaatcagcaaaagaaaaatgtggtTTGCAGCATTCCAACCCCAGCATCAAAAATTAGAGTATGGTAGAGTGGGTTTTATACTGAGCAAATAATTTAATAGGcagcacatgcacacatgcatacacattgGGAAGTAAAGAGTCAATAAAATGAGAAGTTTGCAATCCTATGGGGAATGTCATTAATAGAAATAAAGAGTTAGCTGATTTTGAAACAGCAGATGTATTTGAACCTAAACATAATAATTTTGATTGGAAATGCTGTATATATTTGGTTATAAGACTgcagaataaaagagagaattaaGGGGTGGAGAATCACAATGTGTACAATATCTGCAATGAGGTGATATTTGAGAGATCCAAAGGTCAAACTAAGAGCCTGCAATTAAGAATAAAGTACaatccacaaaaataaataaatcataccacaGCAGCAGTTAAACAGAACATgggataaaataattttacttgtGATTACCCTATATGAAGAACCGGTCAATTAAAGCATTATTATTTAGGCAGttcaaatagaaaaatgtattgagaatatgaaaatgagaagaaagatttctaaattttctggaagaaatgttCTAAAGATTTGAAAGTGCAGTTAATATAAGAAGGAaatcagcaaaaaaagaaaatttttaaataaactttgcaagaaataaaagcataagcCAATGGGAAGTTTCCCACAGGAAGACCAAAATTAAGAACCACCAATTAACTGAAGAATTATATTTCACAACCAAAATAACATGCACAATATAAAGACCAGTTCATCATATATTCAGGTATGCTCAAAAGCTTCAAatgtacttttaatattttatttagaaatcatttcaaaatacagAAGTGTTTCAAGAAAAGCATAATGAACATACACATACCATTTACCCAGATTCATCTTTGGCTAACATTTTTCTGCATTCACTTTATTATTGATattaactgttaattctaaaagATTTTTAGTAATGTTTTCAAGAAGTAATCAGGAAGTATCAGTAAGACAGCAAATTTTGTGATATTACTTATCTATtcacagaaatataaaacttatacttcaagagaaatgaaatttaaaggcTGCTACTCTTTCTCCCACAACTTTCAGAGCATTTCTGATGTCTTTATTCCTTAAAGTATAAATTATGGGGTTTAACATGGGAGTGACAACACTGTACAGTACTGAGATCAGCCGGTCTTTTGACAATGAGTAAGATGAGATGGGCCTTACATATGTGAATATAGAGCTGCCATAATAGAGGAGGACAATAACCAGGTGAGAGGCACAGGTAGAAAAAGCTTTGTGTCTCCCCTCTGAAGAACGGATTCTCAAGATGGTGGATATAATAAAGAGGTAGGAAAGTATGATGCCCAGGAAAGGAGCCCATCCAATGAAGACTCCAATGAAGAGCAACACAAACTCATTGACAGAAGTGTCTCCACAGGACAAGATAAGCAAAGGGGGAATGTCACAGAAGAAGTAATTAATCTGGTTGTTACCACAGAAGGGTAGACGGAATGTCAGCACTGTGTGCACCACTGAGTTGAGAAAACCACTAACCCAACATGAAGCTGCTAACCGGCTATACAGAGCCTTATTCATAATAACTGAATACCTTAAAGGTTTACAGATTGCAGTGTAACGATCATATGCCATTGCTGCCAGCAAAAGACACTCTAcccctacaaagaaaaggaatGCAAAAAGTTGAGTCACACAGCCCCCATaagaaatgcttttcttttgAGATAGGAGATGCACCATCATCTGGGGCACATTGGTGGTAGTGTAGCAGATATCAAGAAATGCTAAATtcctcagaaaaaaatacataggagTGTGCAGTCGATGATCAGCCAAGGTTACCAAAATAATGAAGATATTTCCTCCCAGTGTACAGAGATAGATAGTAAGGAATATGCTGAAGAACAAAAATTGCAAATCATTTAGGTTGGAGAATCCCAGGATGATGAATTCCAAGAAAGCAGTTTGGTTTTCTCTTTCCATGATATTTTCTCTTGGGACttgagaaagaagcagaaaaaatatgGTATGCATGTACAGCAACAGCAATAATCTACAAAACAAGTACATTAcacttttatatataaaataatcattgTCTATGTCAGGATAAAGAATACAGCACATAGAATCCATGGCAAATCATGGTGGCACCCACAATTATTACACAGCATTTACTATGGGACATGTCTCTTGAAGAATATTCACAGCACTTTCAAAGGAAAAGCCTTCCAGATTTTCTACCAATATTAAACTATTAGATTTAATCTGAATTCTTTTACATAGCAATCTTTCCTATGTATCATCTGAATGTTTTGTcatgtatacaaataaaaaactgaaatccTAGTTTGGTGAATGATTTGGCTGTTGTTATTTTACCCAGTGTGGATGTTTATGTAGGTTGTTTAAAATAATAGACAAAGGGAAATTTTTCCATAATACAGTACTTACCATTATCAGTGGATTGTCTAGAGCAGATAGCATTAAACATATCAGTTCAAAATCACAAATAGGAGCAGAAATCCTAAAAGGTTCTGCCTTCAACTCCTTTACTACCAATCTCTATCTCTTCCCCACTATTAAGGTCTAACTAAACAGTGTTAAATATGGAAGTTTATATAGTTAGTGAGAAAGTATTAAGTGTCGGACTTTATGATTGGGGCTTAAAATTTAATAGTATGTCTTGGGCCATCTCTCATGGAACTTGCAGCCTAGGGAATAGTAAAATCCTAGAATTTCTGGTTAGAAAGAAGTCTTAAAACTCATCTTTCTCAGCCACTAAAATACTCTCTACAGTTGTTTTGCTAAGTGGCAATTCCACTTGAGATTGAACATATATCAGTTTGAGATGGGAGACTCAAAGACTCTAAAGAAAACTATTCCATCTTTAGAGAAACACACAGGtcagaaaattctttttttttcattgtggtttAATCTTTACAACTGTCAAGATGGATAACCACATGCTTTCctatttaccagctgtgtgaacACTAGCAAATTTTTTTGTGGGTTGAGACTTCTAATTTTGACTCCCTGAAGTAGCATGTTCTACCTCTCTTTCTCTTAGAACACTGTCAACCAGCTAGAGATGACTGACTTTCATTGTTTCTCCACTTATGTACTAGTAGCATAACCACTCACAAGCTATAAAATTCCTCTTTCCTAAATGAAAATATCTCCCTCATAGGTAATTGTGAAGATTTAATTATGTCATGCATGAAGTACCTAACACAGTGTATAGTGCAAAGTGATACCAAAaagtgataattattattatttttattttacctgcTTGATTTTAGTTCTGCTCTCTGAAACCATAGGAAACATTTGCCCCATCTTCTACATAAAAGACTTTAATGCATGAAACTTTGGCTTTCCAAATGCAATCAATCTATTTCCTTTCGTTCTTTCTCACAGAATATATATGTGATAAAAGTAATTTATGACAAAGCATGCCAATATGTTCAATCATCCAACATAtgctagaaaaattttttttgccttttcacaGTCATGGACTAAAAGATTTTTCACGTATGAAATAATATAAAGTATTAGCAGAGCAgctgaaacaaatattttagagGCCCAAACATCTTTCTGGTAGCTAAGTAATAACACTCTGAAGGAAGCAACAAAGTACACATTCACTTCAGTGGCCCCAGGCACCCAGAGCTGAAATAGGTAGCTTGATTGCCTCCCTTGCATGAGCCCAATAATGGccttaatttcctttcttccGAACCATTCCCTATTCCAAGCAGCATGactgaagaaaatttaaactCTAAGAGTTAAGgtctgaaaacaaagaaaaatacttgCCCATAATAGAAAGGAAAGCATAGGAATAGATGTCAAAATTCAAAGCTGCTTGGTATTAAGCAGCTTTTATGGACTATGTAAATGATAGAATTATCATCCCTAGGGTTTCCATACTGTTTGAAATACTAATGAGTACCAGGCATCCCTAGATGTGTGCCGGTACTCTGAGAGTTAGCAAGGTAGGACATGCTGCTTCAGGGAGTTTAAAAAGTCTCAAATGAACACTATAATCCTTAGTGATTGTAGGTAAAGAATTTGCCCATAAAGAGGCTGGTTTGGAGGACTTTTCACCCATCAAACAGTCCTCTTCCAATCTTGACTCATTTGCTACAATCTCAAATTGCCATTAACCAAACAGAAATCATACTTAGAAATTTCTGTAAAgcaggaagaagataaaaagtgACTTTTCtcccactcagcataatatatgaaaatcactGGAAAGTATTAAGTCTATAAAAGAGATTCAAAAAATCAGACATATTTCCTCATAAGTTTTAAACATTTCCAAGATCACACGGAATAAAAGTCTAAGACTCCTCGCCCTTACTCAGAAACCTGGAC is drawn from Tamandua tetradactyla isolate mTamTet1 chromosome 5, mTamTet1.pri, whole genome shotgun sequence and contains these coding sequences:
- the LOC143683173 gene encoding olfactory receptor 5V1-like, producing MERENQTAFLEFIILGFSNLNDLQFLFFSIFLTIYLCTLGGNIFIILVTLADHRLHTPMYFFLRNLAFLDICYTTTNVPQMMVHLLSQKKSISYGGCVTQLFAFLFFVGVECLLLAAMAYDRYTAICKPLRYSVIMNKALYSRLAASCWVSGFLNSVVHTVLTFRLPFCGNNQINYFFCDIPPLLILSCGDTSVNEFVLLFIGVFIGWAPFLGIILSYLFIISTILRIRSSEGRHKAFSTCASHLVIVLLYYGSSIFTYVRPISSYSLSKDRLISVLYSVVTPMLNPIIYTLRNKDIRNALKVVGERVAAFKFHFS